A part of Paenibacillus sp. IHBB 10380 genomic DNA contains:
- a CDS encoding response regulator transcription factor has protein sequence MNILIIEDDPSIQMLLKLSLEVEGYHTKAVATVATGLTELETFYPDLILLDLMLPDRSGFELLQILQQKYKTVPVIVLTAKNEMNDKILGFQLGADDYLTKPFETRELIERIKAVMRRMKVVAPLEVIQIGCIEIDRRERSCKIAGQLLKTTSKEFDFMWLLCANPKKVFTREDLLDQVWGYDYYGQTRSVDMMVNRLREKMKPHEQLVTTVHGTGYKLEV, from the coding sequence ATGAATATACTAATTATTGAAGATGATCCCAGCATCCAAATGCTGCTTAAATTAAGCCTTGAGGTCGAAGGATATCATACGAAAGCTGTAGCGACCGTAGCCACAGGATTGACAGAGCTTGAAACATTTTATCCTGACTTAATACTGCTTGATCTCATGCTACCTGATCGCTCTGGATTCGAACTTCTTCAGATACTTCAGCAAAAGTATAAGACGGTTCCAGTCATTGTGCTTACCGCCAAGAATGAAATGAACGATAAAATACTAGGCTTTCAGCTGGGGGCAGACGATTACCTGACGAAGCCTTTTGAGACGCGTGAACTGATCGAACGTATTAAGGCGGTTATGCGGCGAATGAAGGTAGTAGCACCGCTCGAAGTCATTCAGATTGGATGTATTGAAATTGATAGGCGTGAGCGTTCTTGTAAGATAGCAGGCCAACTGCTTAAGACGACCAGTAAAGAGTTTGATTTTATGTGGCTGCTATGTGCCAATCCGAAGAAGGTGTTTACCCGGGAGGATCTGCTGGATCAGGTCTGGGGATACGACTATTATGGTCAGACGCGATCGGTGGATATGATGGTGAACCGTCTCCGGGAGAAGATGAAACCCCATGAGCAACTTGTTACCACCGTACATGGTACAGGCTATAAGCTGGAGGTATAG
- a CDS encoding DUF3919 family protein has protein sequence MPEDMKGLSWFRLILLQVIVGSLLIGICSYTFRIPMDQVHIVPPQQDRLDRVAGVPMRVDVTYPGLGTLSIEDPKELLKLKSSFSGLLSTGTQRQQKQVPRLLLTGTMAYLDQEDIPFQLETNAFQFGQKLVNSLNVSANIRKLQSTLIDKMLTTVTIGSAVENKKNDVFSLQQGVLTALSQVERKELISQITAAARIIDFSHFDDLQQPPDAHFVIQLTSDYRVKKHWIHLDRYNGAYIVVYDLLDETNQRAYFKLN, from the coding sequence ATGCCAGAGGATATGAAAGGGCTTTCATGGTTTCGCCTCATCTTGTTACAAGTCATTGTAGGCAGTCTGTTAATCGGCATTTGCTCGTATACCTTTCGTATACCTATGGATCAAGTGCATATCGTACCCCCTCAGCAGGATCGTCTCGATCGTGTTGCAGGTGTTCCGATGCGGGTGGATGTTACGTATCCGGGCTTAGGGACCCTCTCCATAGAGGACCCGAAGGAATTGCTGAAATTGAAATCTTCTTTCTCTGGTTTATTATCTACAGGTACGCAGCGTCAACAAAAGCAGGTTCCACGGCTCCTGTTGACAGGAACAATGGCCTATCTGGATCAAGAAGATATTCCGTTTCAGCTTGAAACGAATGCGTTTCAATTCGGCCAGAAGTTGGTCAATTCGCTCAATGTGAGTGCTAATATCCGAAAGCTGCAAAGTACGCTCATCGATAAAATGCTTACTACGGTGACCATTGGATCTGCTGTGGAGAATAAGAAGAACGATGTATTTTCACTTCAGCAGGGTGTACTTACGGCTCTCTCTCAAGTAGAGAGGAAGGAATTAATCTCACAGATTACGGCAGCAGCACGTATTATCGATTTCAGCCATTTTGATGACTTGCAACAACCGCCAGACGCTCACTTTGTCATTCAACTCACAAGCGACTATCGAGTGAAGAAGCACTGGATCCATTTGGATCGTTATAACGGCGCTTACATTGTGGTGTATGACCTATTGGATGAGACGAATCAAAGAGCCTATTTCAAACTAAACTAA
- a CDS encoding sensor histidine kinase yields the protein MGLRNKMFIQHAVTIVMLLTAMFFIVNYTLNKSMIERDTQTLSQYFALHRIEALKIVSDQKINIEQLFSGTYAPFIASHLASNSNFQVQLFALDETIVGSSSDKENLLKRDDIKKALTGNTTTVITAGEGTQYLIYSVPFWYEGKIVGGFRYLLDLHENIQTLNQMRSWFIGAAMGCLFFSLLASYSFSSFLVRPLHALQQALKLASIGDFSRKIQSSSQDEVGELAKDFNHMSHALQQHIEMLHYEQGKQKAFYDNITHELKTPLTSIIGFSDLIAKMNRMEDIQDCNIYIRKESTRLLNMVEDLLQTSLKGDEAWRIKLERVDLADVITDSIRILEPTLQKSAISTTMKISPCAVYLDPQRTQQVLFNVIDNSIKHSECTHLHIELTEHEHYGLVRIVDNGRGITEESRHTLFLPSEEKQDRIISNESHGLGLPLCKQFMELQGGSIVISSLEGQGTEIQLQFPNNPLM from the coding sequence ATGGGGCTGCGAAATAAAATGTTTATTCAGCATGCTGTTACCATTGTTATGCTGCTCACGGCGATGTTCTTCATCGTCAATTATACGCTCAATAAGAGCATGATTGAACGCGATACTCAGACCTTAAGTCAGTATTTTGCCCTGCATCGTATTGAGGCTTTGAAAATTGTTAGTGATCAGAAAATCAATATTGAACAATTATTTTCGGGTACGTATGCCCCATTTATAGCTTCACATCTGGCTTCAAACAGCAACTTTCAAGTGCAGTTGTTTGCACTAGATGAGACGATTGTCGGGAGCAGCAGTGATAAGGAAAATTTGCTCAAACGCGACGACATTAAGAAAGCGCTTACCGGAAATACGACTACGGTCATTACTGCTGGGGAAGGCACGCAATATTTAATCTATTCTGTACCCTTCTGGTATGAGGGGAAGATTGTGGGTGGATTTCGTTATTTGTTGGACCTTCACGAGAACATTCAGACGCTGAACCAGATGCGTTCATGGTTTATCGGAGCAGCCATGGGCTGCTTGTTCTTCTCACTTCTGGCCAGCTACTCGTTCTCATCTTTCTTAGTTAGACCCCTGCATGCGCTGCAGCAGGCACTTAAGCTCGCATCTATCGGCGATTTCAGCAGAAAGATTCAATCCAGTAGTCAGGACGAAGTAGGGGAATTGGCTAAGGATTTCAACCATATGTCTCATGCGCTTCAGCAACACATTGAAATGCTACATTATGAACAAGGTAAACAGAAAGCTTTTTACGACAATATTACCCATGAGTTAAAGACACCTCTGACTTCCATCATCGGATTCTCTGATTTAATAGCTAAAATGAACCGGATGGAGGATATACAGGACTGTAATATTTACATTCGTAAAGAGAGTACGCGTTTATTGAATATGGTTGAGGATCTGCTACAGACATCGCTAAAAGGTGATGAAGCTTGGCGCATCAAGCTCGAACGGGTCGATCTGGCGGATGTGATTACGGACAGCATACGTATATTAGAGCCGACCCTTCAGAAATCAGCAATTTCTACCACGATGAAGATTTCACCTTGTGCAGTATATTTAGATCCACAACGCACCCAACAAGTTCTGTTTAACGTGATTGATAATTCCATTAAGCACAGTGAGTGTACACATCTTCATATCGAACTTACAGAGCATGAGCACTATGGTCTGGTTCGTATTGTGGATAATGGAAGAGGGATAACTGAAGAGAGTCGGCACACGTTATTTCTGCCTTCCGAGGAGAAACAGGATCGCATTATCTCTAACGAATCGCACGGACTGGGACTACCCCTCTGTAAGCAGTTCATGGAACTTCAAGGAGGTAGCATTGTCATCAGCAGTTTGGAGGGCCAAGGGACAGAAATCCAGCTTCAATTTCCTAACAATCCACTAATGTAA